In Spirochaetaceae bacterium, one DNA window encodes the following:
- the pcp gene encoding pyroglutamyl-peptidase I, with protein MNIFSKIAQAFQKPASAAKKESTLQKVLVTGFTPFGGEAINPSYEAVKLLKDKTESYQLIKLELPVVFGQSVNLLEEAMRLHRPAVVLCVGQAGGRFAITPERVAINLDDAGIADNAGNQPISQPIMATGAAAYFATVPIKVMVQAIKEVGLPAAVSNSAGTFVCNHLMYGLLHKLATMPEFKGMRGGFIHVPYITEQVVDKMNMPSLSLEQIAVGLEAAISACIINEEAITAVGGTTH; from the coding sequence ATGAACATATTCAGCAAAATTGCGCAAGCCTTTCAAAAGCCTGCCTCTGCCGCCAAAAAAGAAAGCACCCTTCAAAAAGTTTTAGTTACGGGCTTTACCCCCTTTGGCGGCGAGGCCATCAACCCCTCGTACGAGGCCGTTAAGTTATTAAAAGATAAAACCGAAAGTTATCAACTTATTAAGCTGGAGCTGCCGGTGGTGTTTGGGCAATCCGTCAACCTGCTGGAAGAGGCCATGCGGCTGCATAGGCCCGCAGTGGTGCTGTGCGTGGGGCAGGCAGGCGGCCGTTTTGCCATTACCCCAGAGCGCGTGGCCATTAACCTTGATGACGCCGGCATTGCCGATAACGCGGGCAACCAACCCATTAGCCAACCTATTATGGCCACCGGCGCGGCGGCTTACTTTGCTACCGTGCCTATTAAAGTTATGGTGCAGGCCATTAAAGAGGTTGGCCTGCCTGCGGCGGTATCCAATAGTGCGGGTACTTTTGTGTGCAACCATTTAATGTACGGTCTGCTGCATAAATTAGCTACCATGCCCGAGTTTAAGGGCATGCGCGGCGGTTTTATCCATGTGCCTTATATTACCGAGCAGGTGGTAGATAAAATGAATATGCCTTCATTATCTTTAGAGCAAATAGCTGTTGGGCTGGAAGCCGCCATTAGCGCCTGTATTATTAATGAAGAGGCTATTACGGCGGTGGGCGGCACCACGCATTAA
- a CDS encoding DUF86 domain-containing protein — protein sequence MREKHKRHIQYMKDMVWSLNEAIDYASQYEMLSNKQQQGEEVDVRQLRLEQRSMERAFEIAGEAANRVRAEIQEKYPEIVWRKITDLRNVISHEYDGIKEKILLRIAKEDAPQVLLALEKAIKQEITFFSKES from the coding sequence ATGAGAGAAAAACATAAACGCCATATCCAATACATGAAGGATATGGTATGGAGCCTTAATGAGGCTATCGACTACGCTAGTCAATACGAAATGCTGAGTAATAAGCAGCAACAAGGTGAAGAGGTAGATGTGAGGCAGCTTAGATTAGAGCAGCGCAGCATGGAACGCGCCTTTGAGATAGCTGGCGAGGCGGCTAACCGAGTGCGGGCTGAGATACAAGAGAAATATCCTGAAATTGTTTGGCGTAAAATAACCGATTTACGTAATGTAATTAGCCATGAATACGATGGCATTAAAGAAAAAATTTTGCTAAGAATAGCCAAAGAAGATGCACCGCAGGTGTTGCTTGCCCTCGAAAAGGCCATTAAGCAGGAAATTACCTTTTTTAGTAAGGAAAGCTAA
- a CDS encoding nucleotidyltransferase family protein has translation MYNEGMLTLEEILATLRAAAPELKRKYLINKIGVFGSYARGEQTAESDIDIIYFCESTDHIGLELIDINYEFQALFGIKTDSHLEDNLRLEFKEEILEDTIYV, from the coding sequence GTGTATAATGAGGGTATGCTTACCCTAGAAGAAATTTTGGCCACCTTGCGTGCCGCTGCGCCCGAGCTTAAACGCAAATATCTTATCAATAAAATTGGTGTGTTTGGTAGCTATGCGCGCGGCGAACAGACGGCAGAGAGTGATATTGATATTATTTATTTTTGCGAAAGCACCGACCATATTGGCCTTGAGTTAATTGATATTAACTACGAGTTTCAGGCCCTTTTTGGCATTAAAACCGATTCACACCTTGAAGATAATTTACGGCTAGAATTTAAGGAAGAAATACTGGAGGATACCATTTACGTATGA